The window TCCTAGCCGCAGCTTCTAATGCGGCGACGCTGCCCTTTTTGTATCCAGCTGTCTTAAGAGGCAGCGCATCAATGCTTGTCCTGCACTTGGCATCGCAACCTACAATGTCGAGTGTCACCAATTCATCGGTGCGGGCGTCGTATCCGCGTCAGACTGTGCGCCGAGCGCAGGTGGCTAACAGTGCTAGGTGGCTTTCAACATCCGTTGGACGTCAATCGTCTGCCACTTCGCCTATGGCACAATCACATATCGGTTCGCAACCATCAACCTCAAGCTCTCCATCGCTCTATTCGGAGCCGCTTGTTGCAAGGTCCTCATCCTCTCACGCATTGAAGGACACTTCTcgcctcagcagcaccgagaCCGCCAGTGTCGACCTAGCTTGCGCGACCCTatcgccatcgtcgccaGCCTCCCCCAAATCGCAAAAAGATCcgcgagtcacgagtgccaTTACGTCTCAATCTCCAGCAACGCCTGTGCCCAACGCTTCAGGTCCGGACTTGACATCCAAACTCAGTCCCTCGAAGGCAGCGGAGCTTGCCAAGGATCCCAAAGTGGCCGCCACTA of the Mycosarcoma maydis chromosome 2, whole genome shotgun sequence genome contains:
- a CDS encoding Fe-binding Fe/S cluster assembly protein ISA1 (related to ISA1 - Fe/S cluster assembly protein), whose protein sequence is MSMPFASSAFLAAASNAATLPFLYPAVLRGSASMLVLHLASQPTMSSVTNSSVRASYPRQTVRRAQVANSARWLSTSVGRQSSATSPMAQSHIGSQPSTSSSPSLYSEPLVARSSSSHALKDTSRLSSTETASVDLACATLSPSSPASPKSQKDPRVTSAITSQSPATPVPNASGPDLTSKLSPSKAAELAKDPKVAATMPEASSLAPSTSSKKASADRGTKFRSRTAALKLTPTAVLRLRALMESDSGPKLIRVGVRNKGCAGMSYHLEYIRPEEAGRFDERVKQDGVEVLIDSKALFSIIGSEMDWQEDRLSAKFVFNNPNVKEACGCGESFLT